Proteins encoded together in one Micromonospora auratinigra window:
- the glpX gene encoding class II fructose-bisphosphatase, with product MTTTRTRTPQDLDRNLALDLVRVTEAAAMAAGRWVGRGDKEGGDGAAVDAMRKLINSIPMRGVVVIGEGEKDNAPMLFNGEEVGDGTGPEVDVAVDPIDGTTLMSKGMPNALAVLAVAERGAMFDPSAVFYMEKLAVGPMYADVVDINAGVAENIRRIAKVKGSDTAEVTVCVLDRPRHDDLVKQIRRTGAGIRFISDGDIAGAIAAARGESDIDVLMGIGGTPEGITAACALKCMGGMLQAKLWPKDAEEREKALAAGHDLDRVLLTDDLVTGDNCFFVATGVTSGDLLRGVRYRAGGAYTQSIVMRSKSGTIRVIDSYHRLEKLALYSSVDFDGRPLAEQE from the coding sequence ATGACAACCACCAGGACGCGAACCCCCCAGGATCTCGACCGCAACCTCGCGCTCGACCTGGTCCGGGTCACCGAGGCCGCGGCGATGGCCGCCGGGCGCTGGGTCGGCCGGGGCGACAAGGAGGGCGGCGACGGGGCAGCCGTCGACGCCATGCGCAAGCTGATCAACTCGATCCCGATGCGCGGGGTCGTGGTGATCGGCGAGGGCGAGAAGGACAACGCCCCGATGCTCTTCAACGGTGAGGAGGTGGGCGACGGGACCGGTCCCGAGGTGGACGTGGCGGTCGACCCGATCGACGGCACCACGCTGATGAGCAAGGGCATGCCGAACGCCCTCGCGGTGCTCGCGGTGGCCGAGCGCGGCGCGATGTTCGACCCGAGCGCCGTCTTCTACATGGAGAAGCTGGCCGTCGGCCCGATGTACGCCGACGTCGTCGACATCAACGCCGGGGTGGCCGAGAACATCCGCCGGATCGCCAAGGTCAAGGGCTCCGACACCGCCGAGGTGACGGTCTGCGTGCTGGACCGGCCACGCCACGACGACCTGGTCAAGCAGATCCGGCGGACCGGGGCGGGCATCCGCTTCATCTCCGACGGCGACATCGCCGGCGCCATCGCGGCGGCCCGCGGCGAGTCCGACATCGACGTGCTGATGGGCATCGGCGGCACCCCGGAGGGCATCACCGCGGCCTGCGCGCTCAAGTGCATGGGCGGCATGCTCCAGGCGAAGCTCTGGCCGAAGGACGCCGAGGAGCGCGAGAAGGCGCTCGCCGCCGGGCACGACCTGGACCGGGTGCTGCTCACCGACGACCTGGTGACCGGCGACAACTGCTTCTTCGTGGCCACCGGCGTCACCTCGGGCGACCTGCTGCGCGGCGTGCGCTACCGGGCCGGCGGGGCGTACACCCAGTCGATCGTGATGCGCTCCAAGAGCGGCACCATCCGGGTGATCGACTCGTACCACCGGCTGGAGAAGCTCGCCCTGTACTCGTCGGTCGACTTCGACGGTCGTCCGCTGGCCGAGCAGGAGTGA